One window of Nicotiana tomentosiformis chromosome 11, ASM39032v3, whole genome shotgun sequence genomic DNA carries:
- the LOC104099480 gene encoding uncharacterized protein, whose translation MMSRPILLVFLLIVLIITSQLEWKQQLVSDVEPSPSISQKQQQISNREEAVKEKIILSQEKNIQRLNELVRSLREQLLQCRSSSNETINSSLSSLAEIAEFEKQQILED comes from the exons ATGATGTCGAGACCAATACTGCTTGTTTTTCTGTTGATTGTACTCATAATCACATCTCAATTGGAATGGAAGCAGCAGTTGGTGAGTGATGTCGAACCGAGTCCTAGTATATCTCAGAAGCAGCAACAGATTTCAAATAGAGAAGAAGCTGTTAAAGAGAAG ATTATTTTATCACAGGAGAAGAACATCCAGAGACTTAACGAGCTAGTGCGGAGTCTCAGGGAACAGTTACTTCAGTGCAGAAGTAGCAGCAATGAAACAATAAATAGCAGTCTTAGCTCACTGGCTGAAATTGCCGAATTTGAAAAACAGCAAATTCTTGAGGATTAG